The following proteins are encoded in a genomic region of Sphingopyxis sp. YF1:
- a CDS encoding metallophosphoesterase, with product MRFIHTSDWQLGKPFGRASEQARAALLEARLDAIDALAAAARREGAGLVLVAGDVFDSPEPGDRIYRQALTRMKAAADIRWVLLPGNHDPARADGLWSRLAGEAPETVVVCVEPQPIELAEGFWLLPAPLQYKRTQDDPTAWFDHAETPDGAKRIGLAHGPIRDFGSSTPAANLIAPDRARRAGLAYLALGDWHGRREIDPLTHYSGTPEPDDFDREVSGVALRVDLAGEAPDVAQVKIGRYHWMSENWSLGSAAELDRLLVNLAPGIERQHLVLRLRLSGLLTLAERVALRDRLESELAHEVRWLDLNLDDLYARPTDADLADIDANGVLRVAAERLQALSATDDAAGKRAAAALERLYVEQRRADRLEAR from the coding sequence ATGCGTTTCATTCACACGTCTGACTGGCAGCTCGGCAAGCCGTTCGGACGCGCATCGGAACAAGCGCGCGCTGCTCTGCTCGAAGCGCGGCTGGACGCGATCGATGCGCTGGCGGCCGCGGCGCGACGCGAAGGTGCCGGCCTCGTGCTGGTGGCCGGTGACGTATTCGACAGCCCTGAGCCCGGCGACCGGATCTATCGCCAAGCGCTGACGCGCATGAAGGCTGCCGCCGACATCCGCTGGGTTTTATTGCCCGGGAACCATGATCCGGCGCGCGCGGACGGTCTGTGGAGCCGTCTGGCCGGCGAGGCGCCGGAAACGGTGGTCGTCTGTGTCGAACCGCAGCCGATCGAACTCGCCGAAGGATTTTGGCTGCTGCCCGCGCCGCTCCAGTATAAGCGGACGCAGGATGATCCGACGGCCTGGTTTGACCATGCCGAAACGCCGGATGGCGCCAAACGGATCGGCCTCGCCCACGGCCCGATCCGCGATTTCGGGTCGAGCACGCCCGCGGCGAACCTGATAGCACCCGACCGCGCCCGCCGCGCCGGTCTTGCCTATTTAGCGCTCGGCGACTGGCATGGCCGCCGCGAGATTGATCCTCTGACCCACTATTCCGGAACACCCGAACCCGACGATTTCGATCGCGAGGTGAGCGGCGTGGCGCTCCGCGTCGATCTGGCCGGCGAAGCGCCGGACGTCGCGCAGGTGAAAATCGGCCGCTATCATTGGATGTCAGAAAACTGGTCGCTTGGCAGCGCGGCTGAGCTCGACAGACTCCTCGTCAATCTCGCGCCCGGCATTGAGCGACAGCATCTCGTGCTCCGGCTCCGGCTGTCTGGCCTGCTCACGCTCGCCGAGCGCGTCGCGCTTCGTGATCGTCTCGAAAGCGAGTTGGCCCACGAGGTCCGCTGGCTCGATCTCAATCTCGACGATCTCTACGCTCGTCCGACCGACGCCGATCTTGCCGACATCGACGCCAACGGCGTGCTGCGCGTCGCCGCCGAGCGGCTGCAAGCGCTGTCGGCAACCGACGATGCCGCCGGTAAGCGCGCGGCGGCGGCGCTCGAACGCCTCTATGTCGAGCAGCGCCGCGCCGACCGGCTGGAGGCGCGTTGA
- a CDS encoding DUF3320 domain-containing protein, giving the protein MADMEPLASIRDRLLKERHALLDLSTRNRLLNTPLRTRNNRAIEIVDEKSTEVFRLLDDGKALSFLPGVKLSEEERAELDPDDDVTGGIPQPDEDVVDARGVAGRHSDLRLQTRLTSEGLQKRLFDIWYDAQTLEQEQGVNILYLAIGLLRWYDSDTSDIARHAPLVLLPVRLDRSSAADRFKLKGRDEPPSPNLTLQAKMRVEFGLAIEDFKDEDEVDLAAYCARVAATVSSQARWEVLPDAMVLGFFSFSKFLMYRDLDPDNWPADGAIDAKATIAALLRDGFPATEPIVADDVRIDDAIRPIELHHVVDADSSQTVVIAEAAGGRSLVVKGPPGTGKSQTITNIIAAAVARGKKVLFVAEKMAALEVVHRRLQQVGLGPLTLELHSNKANKRSLLEELKRTRDAQHRGARGDLTVVDKLGATGDDLNRFAARLHTPLAPSELSPHAILGRLASVGDRVGMAAYPLDKAESWSRQRAAEVQALAAEVAERAKALGEPAADPWIGVHCGPLDPVEREALGARIRIAAEALARVRSVAGVAARELGTDEASLFSDLTVALGELSVTPIPAGTDLAAMSDPLWSSDAERAAELIAAGRRLAALWGDAEAKVNAAGLGADWSAIRLAVVTKGASLFRILDSNYRAQLALLRSYLKTELPGSQDERIALIDEAVEAQAARTAFEKASATGAMFGSAWKGERSDWDRLEAVHAWRVRHEGQPGSIWSRLAAGADIDSIEDARTDLAVQLPNLDASLRDLFGHLHLDLKRSFGAEALSGTGLDRLAARLEGWSVNLEGLSRWTAFHARARALADAGGASLVAALLDGAVAPGELPGAYAHAYAEVLRVALFEAWPELRGFDGDHHNAMVGDFRQLDRARIALAQEQIVATHAAGRPSGAAGIGPLGILNAEIAKKRRHAPIRILLDKAGPAIQQLKPVFMMSPLSVAQFLKPGAIEFDILVMDEASQIEPVDALGAIARAGQLVVVGDEKQLPPTAFFKKLTGEDDGEEIDEGIPIEAKDAESILELCLAKGVPSRMLSWHYRSKHQSLIAVSNREFYENKLFIVPSPYDAVAGMGLKFNLLKDAHYDRGGTRTNIREARHVAEAVIRHAREHRGQSLGVATFSVAQRQAILKELELLRRENPDVEEFFLGGGAEPFFVKNLENIQGDERDIIFISVGYGKTEQGYLAHAFGPLSGEGGERRLNVLISRAKLRCEIFCNFTGADIDLERTKARGVAALKLFLTFAETGHFGMGEVSGEDFDSEFEIQVCERLQALGYDVKRQIGASGFRVDLAISDPEKPGRFLLGIECDGAQYHSSRSARDRDRLRQQVLEAHNWIIHRVWSADWYLRPQAELAKIEAAVAGAKAEWAARDEEGYRAPPAVPVSFETETVGDTDIVTAIVGDRPRHEVRPSAYVEADFPVMRASEPHETSLALMADYVAKIVEIESPIHGDEVAARIRMLWGLARAGSRIRGHVDRALGVAIRKGMIVGGPFYVWPGKPLVVRDRSGVTSPTLRKPEMLPPAEIRQAVLDIVNANYGAGRHDLVLAVSRSFGFLSTSAQLRAVIEAAIDRTLESGDLEDRGDLLVLVK; this is encoded by the coding sequence ATGGCCGATATGGAACCGCTCGCGTCGATCCGCGACCGCCTGCTCAAGGAGCGTCACGCGCTTCTCGATCTGTCGACGCGCAATCGTCTGCTTAACACTCCGCTTCGAACGCGAAACAATCGCGCGATTGAAATCGTCGACGAGAAATCGACCGAGGTGTTCAGGCTCCTCGATGACGGCAAGGCCCTGAGCTTTCTCCCCGGCGTCAAGCTCAGTGAGGAAGAGCGCGCCGAACTCGATCCCGACGACGATGTCACCGGCGGCATCCCGCAGCCCGACGAGGATGTCGTCGATGCGCGCGGCGTCGCGGGGCGGCACAGCGATCTCCGCCTCCAGACGCGCCTCACCTCCGAAGGGCTGCAGAAGCGGCTCTTCGACATCTGGTACGACGCCCAGACTCTCGAACAGGAGCAGGGAGTCAATATACTCTACCTCGCGATCGGGTTGCTGCGCTGGTACGACAGCGACACCTCGGACATCGCGCGCCACGCCCCGCTCGTGCTGCTGCCCGTCCGCCTCGATCGCAGCAGCGCGGCCGACCGGTTCAAGCTCAAGGGGCGCGACGAACCCCCGTCGCCGAACCTCACGCTGCAGGCGAAGATGAGGGTCGAGTTCGGGCTCGCCATCGAGGATTTCAAGGACGAGGACGAAGTCGATCTCGCCGCCTACTGCGCGCGGGTCGCTGCTACAGTGTCGAGCCAGGCGCGCTGGGAAGTGCTGCCCGACGCCATGGTCCTCGGCTTCTTTTCCTTCTCCAAATTCCTGATGTACCGCGATCTCGATCCCGACAATTGGCCGGCGGACGGCGCAATCGACGCGAAGGCGACCATCGCCGCACTGCTGCGCGACGGCTTTCCCGCGACCGAGCCGATCGTCGCCGACGACGTCCGGATCGACGACGCCATTCGTCCGATCGAACTTCATCATGTCGTCGATGCCGACAGTTCGCAGACCGTGGTCATCGCCGAGGCCGCCGGCGGGCGGTCGCTCGTCGTCAAGGGGCCGCCCGGAACCGGCAAGTCGCAGACCATCACCAACATCATCGCCGCCGCCGTCGCGCGCGGCAAGAAAGTGCTGTTCGTCGCCGAGAAGATGGCGGCGCTCGAAGTCGTCCACCGCCGGCTCCAGCAGGTCGGGCTCGGGCCGCTGACGCTCGAGCTTCACTCCAACAAGGCGAACAAGCGCTCGCTCCTCGAAGAGCTCAAGCGCACCCGCGATGCCCAGCATCGCGGCGCGCGCGGCGACCTCACCGTTGTCGACAAGCTCGGGGCGACGGGCGACGATCTCAATCGCTTCGCCGCCCGTCTCCACACGCCGCTCGCACCCTCCGAGCTCTCGCCTCACGCGATCCTAGGACGTCTCGCGTCCGTGGGGGACCGTGTGGGCATGGCAGCCTATCCGCTGGATAAGGCCGAAAGCTGGTCGCGGCAGCGCGCCGCCGAGGTTCAGGCGCTTGCGGCGGAAGTCGCCGAGCGCGCGAAGGCGCTGGGCGAGCCGGCCGCGGATCCCTGGATCGGCGTTCACTGCGGGCCGCTCGATCCCGTCGAACGCGAAGCGCTCGGCGCGCGGATCCGGATCGCCGCGGAGGCGCTCGCGCGCGTGCGATCGGTCGCGGGCGTCGCGGCGCGCGAACTTGGCACCGACGAGGCTTCGCTCTTCTCGGATCTCACCGTCGCACTCGGCGAGCTGTCCGTGACCCCGATCCCCGCGGGCACCGATCTTGCGGCGATGAGCGATCCGCTCTGGTCGTCCGATGCGGAGCGCGCCGCCGAGTTGATCGCGGCGGGCCGGCGGCTCGCCGCGCTCTGGGGCGACGCCGAAGCCAAGGTCAATGCCGCGGGTCTTGGCGCGGACTGGTCGGCGATCCGCCTCGCGGTCGTGACCAAGGGCGCCAGTCTCTTCCGCATCCTGGACAGCAATTACCGGGCGCAGCTCGCGCTGCTCCGCTCCTATCTGAAGACCGAACTGCCCGGCTCGCAGGACGAGCGGATCGCGCTCATCGACGAAGCGGTCGAGGCGCAGGCGGCGCGAACCGCGTTCGAGAAGGCGAGCGCTACGGGCGCGATGTTCGGCAGCGCGTGGAAAGGCGAGCGGTCCGACTGGGACCGGCTCGAGGCGGTCCACGCCTGGCGCGTTCGCCACGAGGGACAGCCGGGCAGTATCTGGTCACGCCTCGCCGCGGGCGCCGACATCGACTCGATCGAAGATGCGCGTACCGACCTCGCGGTCCAGCTTCCCAATCTCGATGCATCGCTGCGCGATCTGTTCGGGCATCTCCATCTGGATCTGAAGCGCTCGTTCGGGGCGGAGGCATTGTCGGGAACCGGGCTTGATCGCCTCGCCGCGCGGCTCGAAGGCTGGTCCGTCAATCTTGAGGGGCTGAGCCGCTGGACCGCCTTCCATGCGCGGGCCCGCGCGCTTGCCGATGCGGGCGGCGCGAGCCTCGTCGCGGCGCTCCTCGATGGAGCGGTTGCGCCTGGCGAGCTGCCCGGCGCCTATGCGCACGCCTATGCCGAAGTGCTGCGGGTGGCCCTGTTCGAGGCCTGGCCCGAGCTTCGCGGGTTCGACGGCGATCATCATAATGCCATGGTTGGCGACTTCCGCCAGCTGGACCGGGCGCGGATCGCGCTCGCGCAGGAACAAATCGTCGCGACGCATGCCGCCGGCCGCCCGTCGGGCGCCGCGGGCATCGGCCCGCTCGGTATCCTCAACGCCGAGATCGCGAAGAAGCGCCGCCACGCGCCCATCCGCATCCTGCTCGACAAGGCGGGTCCGGCGATCCAGCAGCTCAAGCCCGTCTTCATGATGAGCCCGCTCTCGGTCGCGCAGTTCCTCAAGCCCGGCGCGATAGAGTTCGATATTCTGGTCATGGACGAGGCGAGCCAAATCGAGCCCGTCGATGCGCTCGGTGCCATCGCGCGCGCCGGCCAGCTCGTCGTCGTCGGCGATGAAAAGCAGCTGCCGCCGACCGCCTTCTTCAAGAAGCTCACCGGCGAGGACGATGGCGAGGAGATCGACGAGGGGATCCCGATCGAGGCCAAGGACGCCGAGAGTATCCTCGAGCTCTGCCTCGCCAAGGGCGTGCCCTCGCGCATGCTGAGCTGGCATTATCGCTCGAAGCACCAGTCGCTGATCGCGGTGTCGAACCGCGAATTCTACGAGAACAAGCTCTTCATCGTGCCGAGCCCCTACGACGCGGTCGCGGGCATGGGGCTGAAGTTCAATCTCCTCAAAGATGCGCACTACGACCGCGGTGGCACGCGGACCAACATCCGCGAGGCGCGGCACGTCGCCGAGGCGGTGATCCGCCACGCGCGCGAACATCGCGGGCAGTCGCTCGGGGTCGCGACCTTCTCGGTCGCGCAGCGTCAGGCGATCCTGAAAGAGCTCGAACTGCTGCGCCGCGAGAATCCGGACGTCGAGGAGTTTTTCCTGGGCGGCGGCGCCGAGCCCTTCTTCGTCAAGAATCTGGAGAATATCCAGGGCGACGAGCGTGACATCATCTTCATTTCGGTCGGTTACGGCAAAACCGAGCAGGGCTATCTCGCTCATGCCTTCGGTCCGCTGAGCGGCGAGGGCGGCGAGCGCCGTCTCAATGTGCTCATCTCGCGCGCCAAGCTGCGCTGCGAGATTTTCTGCAACTTCACCGGCGCCGATATCGATCTCGAGCGGACGAAAGCGCGCGGCGTCGCGGCGCTCAAGCTCTTCCTGACCTTCGCCGAGACCGGTCATTTCGGGATGGGCGAAGTGTCGGGCGAGGATTTCGACAGCGAGTTCGAAATCCAGGTCTGCGAGCGGTTGCAGGCCCTCGGCTATGACGTGAAGCGCCAGATCGGGGCGTCGGGCTTCCGGGTCGATCTCGCGATATCGGATCCCGAAAAACCCGGACGCTTCCTTCTCGGGATCGAATGCGACGGCGCCCAATATCATTCCTCACGTTCGGCGCGCGACCGCGACCGGCTGCGCCAGCAGGTGCTCGAGGCGCATAACTGGATCATCCACCGCGTCTGGAGTGCCGATTGGTATCTGCGGCCGCAAGCCGAACTCGCGAAGATCGAGGCGGCGGTCGCCGGCGCGAAGGCGGAATGGGCGGCGCGCGACGAGGAAGGCTATCGCGCACCACCAGCCGTGCCCGTCAGCTTCGAGACCGAGACGGTCGGCGACACCGATATCGTGACCGCGATCGTCGGTGACAGGCCGCGGCACGAGGTGCGACCTTCGGCCTATGTCGAGGCCGACTTCCCCGTCATGCGCGCCTCCGAGCCGCATGAGACCTCGCTCGCGCTGATGGCCGATTATGTCGCGAAGATCGTCGAGATCGAGTCGCCGATCCATGGCGACGAAGTCGCCGCGCGCATCCGGATGCTCTGGGGCCTCGCGCGCGCCGGAAGCCGTATCCGCGGCCATGTCGACCGGGCGCTCGGCGTCGCGATTCGCAAAGGGATGATCGTGGGCGGACCCTTTTACGTCTGGCCGGGCAAGCCGCTCGTCGTGCGCGATCGCTCGGGCGTGACCTCACCGACGCTGCGCAAACCCGAAATGCTGCCGCCCGCCGAAATCCGGCAGGCGGTCCTCGATATCGTCAACGCCAACTATGGCGCTGGTCGCCACGATCTCGTACTCGCGGTATCGCGAAGCTTCGGCTTCCTCTCTACGAGCGCGCAGCTTCGGGCGGTCATCGAAGCTGCGATCGACCGCACGCTCGAGTCAGGCGATCTGGAAGATCGCGGGGACTTGCTGGTGCTCGTCAAATGA
- a CDS encoding ThiF family adenylyltransferase yields the protein MKTRCELRMPRSMYEELAAHLFPGDGDEHGAVIQAGLLQTRSGPVLTARSLVLAEEGKDWVPGNRGYRMLLAPFIAKQARLCRDEKLVYLAVHNHGGNDSVAFSSVDIESHERGFPALLDLVEGMPVGSLVFAPNAVAGDIWFPGGERLTLDRLVVVGAKRKILRPRPEHMAVGDDGRFDRQVRLFGVKGQAILAGSRVAIIGLGGVGSLLAELLARLGVGHFVLVDPDRVDPTNVPRLVDATSWDAMAWLVDKRRPEWLRKLGRRLATKKVDLSRRVIRRANRKARVERHFSVMEKPEVAEAIKDCDYIFLAADGHRARRLFNALVHQYLIPGVQMGTRIQVDPETGAVIDVHTTTRPVTPAKGCMLCNQAVSQARLRDESITQEMRAGQRYVDEDESPAPSVITLNALSASQAANDFLFYITGLVNDDAFGGTIQGRPLKRTLRFVDPRRGKGCPDCGSGGRLARGDKARLPLIE from the coding sequence ATGAAAACACGCTGCGAACTGCGGATGCCGCGATCGATGTATGAAGAACTCGCCGCCCACCTTTTTCCCGGTGACGGGGACGAGCATGGTGCGGTCATCCAGGCCGGGCTGCTGCAGACCCGGTCCGGGCCGGTGCTCACCGCGCGGTCGCTCGTTCTCGCCGAAGAAGGCAAGGACTGGGTGCCTGGAAACCGCGGGTACCGAATGTTGCTTGCGCCCTTCATCGCGAAGCAGGCGCGCCTCTGCCGCGACGAGAAGCTCGTCTATCTCGCCGTGCACAACCACGGCGGCAACGACAGCGTCGCCTTTTCGAGCGTGGACATCGAATCCCACGAACGCGGCTTTCCGGCGCTGCTGGATCTCGTCGAAGGCATGCCCGTCGGTTCGCTTGTCTTCGCGCCCAATGCAGTCGCAGGCGATATCTGGTTTCCCGGCGGAGAGCGGTTGACCCTCGATCGCCTTGTTGTGGTCGGCGCAAAGCGAAAGATCTTGCGACCCCGACCGGAGCACATGGCTGTGGGGGATGACGGCCGTTTCGACCGGCAGGTCCGGTTGTTCGGCGTCAAAGGGCAGGCGATACTGGCAGGCAGCCGTGTGGCGATCATCGGTCTGGGCGGCGTTGGTTCGCTGCTGGCCGAGCTGCTCGCACGGCTCGGTGTCGGACATTTCGTCCTCGTCGACCCCGACCGCGTCGATCCCACAAACGTGCCGCGCCTCGTCGATGCGACATCATGGGATGCGATGGCCTGGCTGGTCGACAAACGTCGTCCGGAATGGCTTCGCAAGCTCGGCAGGCGCCTCGCCACCAAGAAGGTCGACCTTTCGCGGCGCGTGATCCGCCGCGCCAACCGCAAGGCGCGTGTCGAGCGTCACTTCTCGGTCATGGAGAAGCCTGAAGTCGCCGAGGCGATCAAGGACTGTGACTACATCTTCCTCGCTGCCGATGGGCACAGGGCGCGCCGGTTGTTTAATGCGCTGGTTCATCAGTATCTGATCCCGGGCGTTCAGATGGGGACGCGCATCCAGGTCGATCCCGAGACCGGTGCCGTGATCGATGTCCACACGACGACGAGGCCGGTCACCCCCGCCAAGGGTTGCATGCTGTGCAACCAGGCCGTCAGCCAGGCGCGCCTTCGCGATGAGAGCATTACGCAGGAAATGCGCGCGGGCCAGCGCTACGTCGATGAGGATGAATCGCCCGCCCCGAGCGTCATTACCCTAAATGCTCTGAGCGCCTCACAAGCGGCAAATGACTTCCTGTTCTACATCACCGGGCTGGTGAACGACGATGCATTCGGTGGAACGATCCAGGGCCGACCGCTTAAGCGGACCCTACGTTTCGTTGATCCTCGGCGTGGCAAGGGATGTCCTGACTGTGGCTCCGGCGGACGACTTGCTCGTGGCGACAAAGCGCGACTGCCGTTGATCGAATGA
- a CDS encoding EAL domain-containing protein, producing the protein MRAAAGRRINVERELRELLAQLRDGSRDSPCETSKAFARNRAQFCFSRNEWLNASLSREALSSLTTICGIAVKMVLGASGNLSVQTDAVLREQYASLARQVPLMYALMFLNVLFLALVTADVESWAISFVAPLALTAIIGVRGAAWYVRRGTVATDDHIRRYLRGTVLRAGAFSLMFGGWGLYLFLVADPFHTTAIALFIFVGSISCCYCLQALPAAARLVLLFGALPVTIGLLVSRDWYFTGMGLTFLLGAGVILRTIATTRSAVYESLRSRSEMSALIEALRRSEEHYRFSVELNPQIPWIGDPEGQIVEVGPRWTELTGVPAEGALGGGWTNYLHPDDLPCVLAHWSEALTSVDNAVADVRYRVRNTDGSYRWCRARANPRRDSDGRIVSWYGTLEDIHDQVTAELALRESEERYRLASHATNDVIWDWSHRTDRIEWGNGAVDVLGYPEASKGTPASWWKERVHPDDLPGVDATYDAVLRNLQDSWSHEYRFRAAHGNFINLFSRGYVVRDDEGHAVRSIGALLDVTAARRSEEELRWAANHDPLTGLPNRKLFSEVLEQALAAAAADTSCVCVIVIDVDGFKLLNDSMGHAAGDELLKTIARRLQGNLPAEATVARLGGDEFAVIVPGLAPDSARASAVEAILKGVADTLTIDESVLPVSISAGAAVWPADSDDAEGILKSADLALYAAKAEGAGVVREFRSEMREAAESRKAMLREAREALRDDRIIPFYQAKVDLRSGDVIGFEALLRWHHHRRGLLPPNSIQAAFDDSLLASELTDRMIDRVLADVADFSDKGVAFGRIAINGSLADFRRDDFADRILGKFHRAGIPPTLLELEVTESVFVDHLALNVERALQALVAEGVSIALDDFGTGYASLTHLQQFPVDVLKIDRSFISRLDSADSADFAIVHGVIDIAHRMNIVTVAEGVENDNQLVQLRNLGCDIAQGYLFSRAISFERVPAWLRKWGQNRPVWSEAAADRATAEPP; encoded by the coding sequence ATGCGCGCCGCCGCAGGGAGACGGATAAATGTGGAGCGGGAGCTGCGCGAATTGCTCGCGCAGCTCCGCGATGGCAGCCGTGACTCGCCGTGCGAAACATCAAAGGCTTTCGCCCGAAACCGCGCGCAATTCTGCTTTTCGCGCAACGAGTGGCTAAACGCTTCGTTAAGCCGGGAAGCACTATCGTCTCTGACCACTATTTGCGGGATTGCAGTAAAAATGGTCCTCGGCGCCAGCGGTAATTTGTCCGTTCAAACGGACGCTGTCCTACGCGAGCAATATGCGAGCTTGGCGCGGCAAGTTCCGCTCATGTACGCGCTCATGTTCCTCAACGTCTTGTTTCTCGCGCTCGTAACCGCCGACGTCGAATCCTGGGCCATCAGCTTCGTGGCGCCGCTGGCCTTGACAGCGATCATCGGGGTGCGCGGAGCAGCGTGGTATGTTCGAAGAGGCACCGTCGCCACCGATGATCATATTCGCCGATATCTGCGCGGCACGGTCCTTCGAGCCGGTGCCTTCAGTCTCATGTTCGGAGGCTGGGGCCTGTATCTTTTCCTGGTGGCCGACCCGTTTCACACGACCGCTATCGCGCTGTTCATATTCGTTGGTTCGATCAGCTGTTGCTATTGCCTGCAGGCCCTCCCCGCCGCGGCCCGGCTTGTTCTCCTGTTCGGAGCTTTGCCGGTCACCATCGGCCTCCTCGTCTCGCGTGACTGGTATTTCACGGGGATGGGCCTGACGTTCCTGCTCGGAGCCGGGGTCATCCTGCGAACAATCGCGACCACGCGGTCGGCGGTGTATGAATCGCTTCGGTCGCGGTCGGAAATGTCTGCGCTGATCGAAGCTCTTCGGCGAAGCGAGGAACATTATCGGTTTTCGGTCGAACTCAACCCCCAGATACCATGGATCGGTGATCCCGAAGGACAGATCGTCGAAGTGGGGCCGCGCTGGACCGAGCTCACCGGCGTGCCTGCTGAGGGGGCGCTCGGGGGGGGCTGGACCAATTATCTCCATCCCGACGACCTGCCCTGCGTTCTCGCGCACTGGAGCGAGGCGCTGACATCGGTCGACAATGCTGTTGCCGACGTGCGGTACAGAGTTCGTAACACGGACGGCAGTTACCGATGGTGCCGCGCGCGAGCCAATCCCCGTCGCGACTCCGACGGGCGGATCGTCAGCTGGTATGGAACGCTGGAAGATATTCACGACCAGGTGACTGCGGAACTGGCCCTGCGGGAGAGCGAGGAGCGCTACCGCTTGGCTTCCCACGCCACGAACGATGTGATCTGGGACTGGTCGCACCGCACCGATCGCATCGAATGGGGCAACGGCGCGGTAGACGTGCTGGGTTATCCGGAAGCGTCGAAAGGCACGCCGGCCAGCTGGTGGAAGGAGCGGGTACATCCAGATGACTTGCCCGGTGTGGACGCGACGTATGACGCGGTGCTGCGCAACCTCCAGGATAGCTGGAGTCATGAATATCGGTTCCGCGCTGCGCATGGCAATTTCATCAACCTCTTTTCGCGGGGCTACGTCGTGCGCGATGACGAAGGGCATGCAGTACGGTCGATCGGCGCGCTTCTTGACGTCACCGCCGCGCGCCGGTCCGAGGAGGAGCTGCGATGGGCTGCGAACCATGATCCCCTCACGGGACTGCCCAACCGCAAGCTCTTTAGCGAAGTACTGGAACAGGCGCTCGCCGCGGCCGCCGCAGACACCTCGTGCGTTTGCGTCATCGTTATAGATGTCGATGGGTTCAAGCTCCTCAACGACAGCATGGGGCATGCGGCGGGCGATGAGCTTCTTAAAACCATAGCGCGACGCCTGCAGGGAAACCTTCCTGCCGAAGCGACGGTGGCTCGGCTCGGCGGCGATGAATTCGCGGTGATTGTGCCGGGGCTGGCTCCTGACTCCGCGCGCGCCTCGGCTGTTGAAGCAATCCTCAAGGGAGTCGCGGATACACTGACCATCGACGAGAGTGTCTTGCCCGTCAGCATTAGCGCGGGCGCCGCAGTGTGGCCGGCCGACAGCGACGACGCCGAAGGGATTCTGAAGAGCGCAGACCTTGCGCTTTACGCGGCGAAGGCAGAAGGTGCGGGGGTCGTACGCGAATTTCGCTCCGAGATGCGCGAGGCCGCTGAGAGCCGTAAGGCCATGTTGCGCGAGGCGCGCGAGGCTCTTCGCGACGACCGGATCATCCCTTTCTATCAAGCAAAAGTCGACCTTCGCAGCGGCGACGTCATCGGTTTCGAAGCGCTGCTACGCTGGCACCATCATCGGCGTGGCCTTCTGCCTCCCAATAGCATCCAGGCTGCATTCGACGACAGTCTGCTCGCGAGCGAACTGACCGACCGGATGATCGACCGCGTACTTGCTGACGTAGCGGACTTTAGCGATAAGGGCGTCGCCTTCGGCCGTATCGCAATCAACGGTTCGCTCGCGGATTTCCGGCGCGACGACTTCGCGGACCGTATTCTCGGCAAGTTTCACCGCGCCGGCATTCCGCCAACGCTGCTCGAACTGGAAGTTACCGAAAGCGTCTTCGTCGATCATCTTGCCCTCAATGTAGAGCGTGCGTTGCAAGCCTTGGTAGCCGAGGGCGTGTCGATCGCTCTCGACGACTTTGGTACCGGTTATGCATCCTTGACGCACCTACAGCAGTTTCCGGTCGACGTTCTGAAGATCGACAGATCGTTCATTTCACGGCTCGACAGCGCAGACAGCGCGGATTTCGCAATCGTTCACGGCGTGATAGACATCGCGCATCGTATGAACATCGTCACGGTCGCGGAGGGCGTGGAAAACGATAACCAGCTAGTTCAGCTGCGCAATCTCGGCTGCGATATCGCGCAAGGCTATCTGTTCAGCCGCGCGATCAGCTTCGAGCGAGTGCCGGCTTGGCTGCGGAAGTGGGGACAGAACCGTCCTGTGTGGTCAGAGGCGGCGGCTGATCGAGCGACCGCCGAACCGCCGTAA
- a CDS encoding transposase yields MSSRIAVVGGRRRWSVDQKLSILREAFGPDGSVSATCQRHAVGSGMLYTWRRQALSGDLTGAKRTQPPSFAEVEVSVPTAATAGSGQIGIELPSGVRLTVDATVDADALARVMSVLAR; encoded by the coding sequence ATGAGCAGTCGGATCGCGGTCGTCGGTGGCCGCCGTCGCTGGTCGGTGGATCAGAAGCTGTCGATCTTGCGCGAGGCGTTCGGCCCCGACGGTTCGGTCTCGGCGACGTGCCAGCGGCACGCGGTCGGCAGCGGGATGCTCTATACGTGGCGCCGTCAGGCCCTGTCGGGCGACCTGACGGGAGCGAAGCGCACGCAGCCGCCCTCGTTCGCCGAGGTCGAGGTGTCGGTGCCGACCGCGGCGACGGCAGGCAGCGGCCAGATCGGGATTGAGCTGCCGTCGGGCGTGCGGCTCACGGTCGACGCGACGGTGGATGCCGATGCGCTGGCACGGGTGATGTCCGTCCTTGCCCGATGA